From Quercus robur chromosome 8, dhQueRobu3.1, whole genome shotgun sequence:
aagctcatagccagagattcattgtaattccatTTCAGCaatcttcgatccatccctcaaccaaattgaaggatattttgtgttcaagtcaaaaccacattaccataaatccaatcaataagtcttgcaaggagattgaatcagaggatcactcttttgtaatttcagagaattgtaccacacaatcataaatacaaattcgcatttgtgaaactattttacttgtttgacttattccaaactagaaatttagtcgcttacaccAACATTCATACTTTCTCATGAATTCAAGTTAACCCAgctagtaaattttttttacgtGAAACTTGGATCTGAATCTCACCAAcactaaaaactaatttatatttaggcatgataataaacaacaatcatCATAAAATGCACTATAAATTCTATCGCATTTGTAAAAAAGAATTACCTTTCCAAACTTTATGCACTATAAATTCTATCATATAGTGACATAGACCAAAAATCAGACGAACATCAGACAATTTTTTgttcaacaaatttttaaactACTTGATTTCgattaactattttttattttgctagaCCGAAATTCTCTAGACTTGCACAGGAACAACCTTCATTTGTCTTCATCCTTTTTTTGTCACCAAATGGAATTAAAAACAATTGCATTGAAACTTTTGTTATTACAAGTAAACTTTTGTAGAAATTACAACCAAATTTATTGAATTAGCAATGCCAAAAATACATTACACTCTTCCATGTAAATCAACCAACTGACATATCACcttgtttgcatttattattgagcTGATtcacttgattgaattgatgaGCAAGTGGGATTTAAGTTGTCTTCTACATCTCCTAGTGATGATAAGAAAGGCTTAGAAGGCATTTGTAGGCATTCAACTTCTCCTACAAGCATTTCTATAACTTTGTTCATTGAACAACGATCACTAGGCTTCATTTGTATGCACCATAATGCGACTATGATCATCTTATTaactattttcttctcctcctctGTGGCATCTTCCATTATTATGTCATTTCCTTTGCTAACTTGTTCATAGACCCAAGTTGGAAAGTAAATTTGGCTTGAATGATCTACTGATGCATTAAAGTTCTTTCTTCTACTTGCCATTTCCAACAATAACATgccaaaactataaacatcagcTTTATAGGAGATGCCTCCAATGTTTTTATAGAACAACTCTGGAGCGATATAACCTAGTGTTCCTCTTGCAGCAGTCAAAGACACTATACTATCATTTGCAGGATAAAGTTTCGcaagcccaaaatcagaaactTTTGGGGTGAAGTTCTCATCAAGAAGAATGTTATGGGGCTTGATATCGAAATGTAGAATTTGCATGTCACATCCACGATGTAGATATTCAATCCCACGAGCCACTCCAAGAGAAATCTCGTATATTTTCTCAATACTCAAGGGGTTTCTTCCTTCTAgtgaaaaaatgtatttatCAAGAGAACCATTAGGCATGAATTCATATATAAGGGCACGCTTTGGTCCCTTGGCACAAAAGCCAATGAGTTGCACCACATTCATGTGGTGAATCCTTCCAATTGTTGCAACTTCGCTAATAAAATCTTGCCCATTAGCTTTGGACTTATCTAACATCTTAATACCTACAAGAATGCCACTTTGAAGCTTCCCTTTATATACAGAGCCATAGCCTCCTTCTCCCAACTTGTCTTTAAAATCTTTGGTCATCTTCCTAATTTCTGAGTAAGAATACCTAATTGGCATGAAGTTATTTTGGCTTTGCAGAAATTCTTCAATAGCATCATTTGTTGATAAATGCCTCCTACACCACTTATATATCAAAAGGGCAACCACCCATGGAGTCCCCAAGACCATTTTTGCTGTAAGGTATGACAAAACTGTACAGGGACATCACCAAAAAACTATGAGAAAACAAACTTTCTTGTTGCACTGCTTTCagctattttaatttttagttgaaTATATGGCTGAACTAACAACCAAGTGCCTTCTAATCCAAGTAATTAGCACAATATATGTTGTTTCCATTTAAATGCcactaaaatttaattacatCTTGTTTTCATGGTAAACTATTCTCAAGCACAATCTTAAGGAATCATCtgctaaaaaaattgaagaatatCAAAGGAGATTCAGATTCTTACCGACGACGTTTAGTAGTAAGTACCACTTATAAtctgcaaccaaaaaaaaaagttgaaattacCTTTTGCTAACTAAAGATGAATTACTAATTAGGGAAACAAATGACGCGAAAAACTTGAAAAGTCTAAGCTTAATAAGACTGatccaaaacaaaagaaattccTCTCATTGGGCCATgcttaacaaaaatatataagcaATAGTAGAAAAATGTTGactttatatattaaaatcaaTCCTACTCAAGGTTCAAGTCCAATTCTATTTAGGgtgcaagtaaaaaaaaatccataattcTATTCGAATGGGTTCATCATAACACTAGTTTGCAAGTAACCATGTATCGTTAGAATTTAGCCTACTATATTGTAACATGATTGCTTAATGGTAAAGACATAACCAACAAGGGCTTTACGACTTGGATGTAgggtatttgaaaaaaaaaaaaaaaatggatataaCCAACATATGACAAAAAATCCACATCATTAGATTTCCTAATTATCAAAATGACGCTACCACtagcttaaaaaattatttcaatcaAGTTTCTTTGGATAGATAACCTCTTTTACTGCTTTCTTTCTAGGCATGCATCTTTATAATCTTCAGGCTATGTTACTCAAACCACACCTCTAATCAATGGTCTTTATTAGAATTCTTTCTTGTCATGTGTCTCCATCATATCTTCAACTATATTATTCAGACCATGTTGTTAGGTACTAAAGATTTAAGAGTAAATGTTTAGAGTCCTaatttgtatatgttggcaaaccgagaacaaaaacatgtctagaataagtgttagacattgctcaaagTGTTTCAAGTTAAGTCTCAAGAATATTCAAGCTGCaggaaaaagaattaatttttagtgaagctcgatcgatcgaaggacaggctcgaccgatcgaaaatcgcataaaaacaatttttgcagaatttaaactaggcccaagcccatgaaaacgtttagggtttcagtCCAACactcttaagtataaaaggaaaactctAACTACGTTTTGAAGACTTCTTGGAAGACTTGTGAGTTCCTTctgtgagatttgagaggttcTGTACCCTCTAACTTTACAAGTGTCTAACGGAacaagatctacaatcaagtgTTGGTGGAATCTAATTACTGCAAGATCAACAAGTAgtgatttgaaacctttgaATGGAATCTCAAAGTCATAAGCGTGGGTGCTTTTGTGCTGCAAATCCAAGAGAGAagagtccatggattcggaTCTTGCACATGATCGTGTTAGTAATAAGTTACTACTGCAAATagtaatagatttagggttaaatcttttgtaaaaacttcaattcccTATTAGTgtatttgtttaccttgaggataattaggtcaaatcctaccaaggtttttaccttgaaacggatcgtttcattagttttcttgGGTAATCATATCtgtgtgttatttacttttccactGTTTGCATGATACGATCTTTCactgtttaacctagatctcataattaacctaagtaattacttaactaatatattaggttaaacaatctgcaTTAAgaggtctaaacaaacaaacacatgcCTTTGCACTATAGCCTCCATATGTATGGCATGCACTGCACTCAACATTCAAGCCTAAATCATGAAGCACATTTGACGTTTGTTCATACCTGTCATCTACTCTTCATTTGGTTCAGCTTGATACACACCACATTCATTTCAAACATGATTTCTAGGTCTTACTTTCCTTCAAACTCAAGTTGTATTCAAACTTCCATATTGAGTTTGAAGGGGGATGCTAAAGATATCTAGATCCAATCCAATTTGGTGTGCCAGCAAAGAATCATAATTCTACTTGAATTGTATGTGTTGTAACGCTAATCTAATGTATGGTTAGTTTAAGATTTAGACTACTAGAAATACTCATCAGTGGATTCATCATAACCTCGAGTTTACTAGTAAAAAGTTGTGGTCataaagaggtttttgttgTGGACGTATGCCGTAAATGAATTGCATTAATTCCCTCTCTTTCTTGCTTCCACTCTGTTTCTCTacactaattttcttttttagtaacTCAGCACAATTAAGTGCCTTCTCAATGTGCTTTAGTTAACCTACGCTAGTGGCGAAGAATTTGCCCACTTTGCCAAGCAAACGGCATTTTAATTAGGTTACAATAGAATAAACGTTCAAGACATGCATTGTTCTTTGAATACTAACCCTCTGTTATCAAAAAACTATTAAGGGAAATAAGAGGAAAATTTTAATCAAGAGAAAATGGTTTTCTATTGATTGGTTGTTGTTTTGTgatttctgttttcaaaaaaaaaaaaaaaaaaaaaaacttgttttgagaaataattCTCGGAAATGGTTTTCTATTGTTTTTTAACCCTGAAACCTGTTTgaagatttatttatattttaagtttttcctctctctcttctttattttttttttttaatttttttttccaactaaaGCATCACAACCAGTAAAGGGCAAACCCGGAAACCTCTAAGTTGTTGACAGCGGCAACCACAAAGCAAGCCCACCCCAATCAAGAAAGCCACAGACCCACAACAATTTAACTCGTGCCCACAAAACCTAGACCAGTCCAAATTGTGTAGATCTTAAGAAATTCGATTATctaacttttcattttcttaagccTAAAAGATCGACCGATTGCCCAAGTACGTAGTTATTCATCTACTAGTATCATCTTCACAATCAGGCACAATTACTCAATGCAATTCTATGTCATTTTTCATTCTGTATTATCTTTATCCTTCAAACAACTTTTTAGAGATAGAAGACTCACCGATAGGGAAATAGACTTGATATGAATCTCGCGTTCTTGCTtcatcaaaaagaaagagaataacaTCAGCGTTTGgaactttaaaattaatttaactagTCGTTATAACGAACCTACAATAAATACTGGATAAATATACCCTAGCATGTCTATTACATTGGAATGGATGGAAAATGCACCAAGAAGCTTTCTTCTAACTGAgaaattcaataatttatacTTTTCATTTTCCCAAACCTAAAAGATTTAGATCAACCAATTGTCCAAGTACATGGTTATTCTTATTCCATAATTTATTTGTGCCATCATCGTATCAGGCACAATTACTTGCGCAATTCTATTTCATTATGAGATAGAAACCTCACctgtgaaaagaaaatatagacTTAGAATCCACCCTGCAGTTTtgacaaagaaaagaataacATCAGTGTTTGgaactttaaaattaatttagaaattatatatgCCGAAACTACCCTAGCATGTCTTTTCCATTGGAATGCATGGGGTATGCATCAAGGAGCTTTCTTCTTTAGAAATTCGataatttttactttcatttcctcaAGCCTAAAAGATTGTGATCATCCAATTGCCCAAATAAATAAGTTATTCCTCACATACAATTACTAGTGCAATTCTATATCATTATCGATTCTATATTATCCTTCAAACTACTTTTTTGAGATAGAAACCTCACCCCAGAGGAAATCAAGTAGTCTTTCACCCAATCCTACATTTTtgacaaagaaaagaataatatcaGCATTTGGAACCTCAAAATTAAATCAGTAAATTTCAATAACATCACCAAGAAGTTTCTTCTTATAGAAGTTCAATATTGAACCAATACATACATGGTTAGTGGGATCAGAAATGCAAGACTCGggtagaaaagaaagaaatatgcaaGAGGAAAATAATGGTCAATATGTAAGGTATTTAATTAGAGAATGGAAAGTGTTATGCCCTTTCTCGCTATATTTACCCACCAATCTTGAAATTGTCGCATCTGACAAGGCTCGAGTCTTTATTGAGGTTGCAAGTGCTCCCTCTTCCGCTACGACTATCACAAATAAATTGGATCCATGAAAGCTCAAAACCATATACCAATTTATTGTGGACTTCTGTACAGGAAATAATTGGATTATCATGTCCTGGCCAAGATGTCATAACCAGCATCTCCACTTTGCACGAGTCCCTCACATCCTTCGCCCTTATTCTATCACCAATTATTGTAACATATTTATACCTCTTGGAATGAGAAATTGAAGAGTTGGAAGAATACTCTCCATTTTTATTGCAAGTAGAAGTATCCAAATGGAATGGAGTATTCACTGGCTTTTCACAGCTCATGAAAACCACAATTTCGTCGTAGTTTTGCATGTTATAAGGCAGAGCGGACCGTCGAGAAATGAAATTATATAGATAAAAAGAATAACTCGGGGTGGAGAAGTAATTGTCCTCCTGTATACCTGAGTCCACCACCCGGATTGTGTACTCATTGTAATTGATTTCCTGTACGTAGAATTTTCCTTCAAATAAGTATAGCACCGTATGATTGTTCTCACACGACAGTTCATACGTTGGGTCACCGCAGGCTTGTGGATCGCTCTTCAATCGAAACGGACAGCTTATGTTCCGGATATTTCCGCAGGAAGAAGGGGCACACTGATGAATATTATTCTGAGTACTGCAAGTTTTAttgacaaatacaaaaacaataaggGCAGTGAGCCCTGCAGTGAAGGGTAATTGTCTCCCCATTTATGAGAGAGTGAAAATTTTCATCTGCTACAACTAAACTTGACAATGACAAAGATGACTTATATTTCTGGTCTTTCAGAGTATCATCAATAaaatagtagaaaaataaaatttaggaaattaattaaagagagaaaaaaacagtGTTCAATTTCAACGAGGGACAGGGTCCCTAACACCACACCGACAAGAAGTTATCAACGTAGGCACATACgtcttgattttgaaatttaactagttaataaatttaaacacaGCTGTATGCACAAATGTCatgatttttaaagtttttattttttatttgaaagttgGTTAAATTAAACACTCTGCCAAGCAAGCACATGCATGCGTCTTGATTTCGAAGTTACAAGTTAAATTAAAAATGGAGGTAAAGAGTGTTCAATTTCAATGAGGGACAAGATCCCTAACACCAACACCGACAAGAAGTTATCAACGTAGGCACATACatcttgattttgaaatttaactagttaataaatttaaacaagTCCGTATGCACATACATCatgatttttaaagtttttattttttatttcaaagttGCTTAAATTAAATACTCTGCCAAGCAAGCACATGCATGCGTCTTGATTTCGAAGTTACAAGTTAAATTAAAAATGGAGGTAAAGAGTGTTCAATTTGAATGAGGGATAGGATCCCTAACACCAACACCGACAAGAAGTTATCAACGTAGGCACATACatcttgattttgaaatttaactagttaataaatttaaacaCGTCTGCATGCACATACATCatgatttttaaagtttttattttttatttgaaagctGGTTAAATTAAACACTCTGCCAAGCAAGCACATGCATGCATCTTGATTTCGAAGTTACAAGTTAAATTAAAAATGGAGGTAAAGAGTGTTCAATTTCAATGAGGGATAGGATCCCTAACACCAACACCGACAAGAAGTTATCAACGTAGGCACATATgtcttgattttgaaatttaactagttaataaatttaaacaCGTCTGTATGCACATACATCatgatttttaaagtttttattttttatttgaaagttgGTTAAATTAAATATTCTGCCAAGCAAGCACATGCATGCgtcttgattttgaagttaCAAGTTAAATTAAAAATGGAGGTAAAGAGTGTTCAATTTCAATGAGGGATAGGATCCCTAACACCAACACCGACAAGAAGTTATCAACGTAGGCACATACatcttgattttgaaatttaactagttaataaatttaaacaCGTCCGTATGAACATACGTCatgatttttaaagtttttattttttatttgaaagttgGTTAAATTAAACACTCTGCCAAGCAAGCACATGCATGCGTCTTGATTTCGAAGTTACAAGTTAAATTAAAAATGGAGGTAAAGAGTGTTCAATTTCAACGAGGGACAAGTTCCCTAACACCAACACCGATAAGAAGTTATCAACGTAGACGCATACatcttgattttgaaatttaattagttaataaatttaaacacatcTGTATGCACATACATCatgatttttaaagtttttattttttatttgaaagttgGTTAAATTAAACACTCTACCAAGCAAGCACATGCATGCGTCTTGATTTCGAAGTTACAAGTTAAATTACAAATGGAGGTAAAGAGTGTTCAATTTCAATGAGGGACAGGATCCCTAACTCCAACACCGACAAGAAGTTATCAACGTAGGCACATAcatcttgattttaaaatttaactagttaataaatttaaacaCGTCCGTATGCACATACGTCatgatttttaaagtttttattttttatttgaaagttgGTTAAATTAAACACTCTGCCAAGCAAGCACATGCATGCGTCTTGATTTCGAAGTTACAAGTTAAATTACAAATGGAGGTAAAGAGTGTTCAATTTCAATGAGGGATAGGATCCCTAACTCCAACACCGACAAGAAGTTATCAACGTAGGCACATAcatcttgattttaaaatttaactagttaataaatttaaacaCGTCCGTATGCACATACGTCatgatttttaaagtttttattttttatttgaaagttgGTTAAATTAAACACTCTGCCAAGCAAGCACATGCATGCGTCTTGATTTCGAAGTTACAAGTTAAATTAAAAATGGAGGTAAAGAGTGTTCAATCTCAACGAGGGACAAGTTCCCTAACACCAACACCGACAAGAAGTTATCAACGTAGACGCATACatcttgattttgaaatttaactagttaataaatttaaacacatccgTATGCAAATATATCttgatttttaaagtttttattttttatttgaaagttgGTTAAATTAAACACTCTACCAAGCAAGCACATGCATGCGTCTTGATTTCGAAGTTAcaagttaaattaaaaaaggagGTTAAGTACCGAGAGAGAACATAGAAGCTTTGGGAgatttgtaaattgtaaaaatgctgattaattaattagattgcAGAAGATTTTGCTTAATTATATGTACCAAATTACAGAGAGCGGTAAATTAGGAATACTTAACTAACTTCCCACTAACTATGGAACAAATCATAAAATGACATATGTCAGCTAAAACAACTAACttcttaattaataaataaaacacgagaattcaaaaaaaaaaataaaaaaaaaagaaagaaagaaagaaagagaacgaaaaaaagagtgaaaaaataaaataaaataaccaacTTAGGGGAAGTTAGACATgggtttaaaagaaaaatgaaatagataaccaaaaaaaaaaaaaattaaaaataaaggataAACCTTAATAACAGGGTAGATaactttttttgatagaaacgtggttttttttttttttttttttttttcaataaacttGAGGatgtttaagaaaaaaaattgatttgaagataactttttttaaaaggaaaaaaaaataataacaaacatAAAGTTGTTTTGAAGAAGTGTCTTAGTGGgagagtgatcctattttgtagggaaTGTTTTAGGTGAGAGTTAAAGATATCTTTTTACTTTGTTATTCTCAAGTTTTGCCCTTACTTAAACGTTGGTTGTAGAGGTATTTTGGAACACAAAAAAATCTGGTCCAAAcgggggttgtcccttaaatagtagtatagataaacGCACGGTTTATACAAAACTGATACTATACGACTGTAGTTTAGCATCTCTTGTATTAGCAACTGCATCTTCTGCTACTCCTGCAAGCTCTATTCAATTTAACACCAACTGCCAAGAGCACTCAAATGGAATATGTACTTCTTAGAAATATTAGCCTAATACCCAAACCCAATTTTACTTGGTGTAACATGGGTTGTCATGTTGAACTATGTAATTCTCTTgtgttctttcttcttcacttttaTGCTTCTAGTCACATTCTTTTATAACCTCCAATTTATTTAACATAATATCAAAGCATTTTTAACATGTGACAAAGGGGATGGTTAAGATAGCAAAAGTTTTGATTCCTATTTGCCATTTGGGTAACCAAATAATAGtgggtttatgaaaaatagaaaagaaaattacccAAGAAACACAAAGATTTACATAAGTGATACAAAAGAAACTCCCATAAAACCCAAATTATAAATACAACTAATTAAGGTCAAATGTATCGTGTGTTAGCAAAATTCATAACCAAAAccttttttcaaatataattgagTTATAAATTTTAGTGTCATATAAGTGTTTGAAGATATACATTGAAGACAATGAACTACTCATAATTTGAAGTTTCTATTGCCTCAAGTCCAACTTCAATTCCAATCGACTGATCTAGGCTTGTGCAAATTGTCTTTTCAGTCTGCGACCTATGATCATGACCAGAGACTTAAGGATCCACGCATTGGGGTcccaaaatatatttaaagacATACTAGGTCATCATAAACATAAGGGAACACTCTACAAAGAGGACAAGTGTGCTCCAAGGGTCTATATCAAACATCATCTTCGAAAATAAATTGAAGATCAAGAAGTGTTCTCAATGAAGTTCTCAAACAAGACTAAGATATTATTGTGATAAGTTAGACATAGATTGAATATCACTTCATCATCAAAGAGATTCACAAGATAGAAGAGTCTAACTGAGTTGGAATTACATGTAATCATGTGAGAAAGTTGTATTACATGTAGTGTGGGCAGAAGGggggagtcgccacctagtttttgcaatgatctacgaaccatatatatagcgtcctCTTGAGGAAtgaccttttgatcttattaCCAAAGATATGGGTTTAGAGTTTAGGTAtgctcttgggaaggtgttagacacccaagATTGCCCAACCCTAAGATTAgcctcccatcattgtgtcttaagtcttaacctcattaaaaacattttcaatacttatatatatactcacacacacactagcatatatctaagcatacaacatggcatcattTATCCCTAAACACATAGATATCTACCTTTAAACAAAAAAGAGCCAAAACCCAAACGCATATGAGAAACTCTAGTGTGTGAAACCCTATTATACATCTTAAAACAAGGGAGCAACCCAATTGTGGTAGCAAGGCatcatgaaaattacaaaatcatATAAAGCATACAATTGGACATAAAACAAACATTCAAACGACATACATCATCAAATGCATGTTTTTAccaatgcatgacttaccttttgCTTACCTTGTAGCAACTCAGCACCTATTgcattaatgcatggacatggaAATGAATGGCATGGCATTAAAActaagaaaccctaatctaaacaTATGAtagcaaataaacaaacaaatatgtgaaATAGAGACTTTAGAAGCGTAAAAACACAGAAAAGGAACTAAACAGGACAATATGTGAAAGCAAAagcaaatcaaacaaataaaaattagggCTTCTAGGTAGAGGCTCATGCACGCAAGAACAGGCCTGCGTACGCATAATCAAGCCTACGTGCACAAGCAAGATTATGCATACACAAGTCCTTGCCTAGAAAATCTTACAACACAAAAATAGGGTAGAACCTCAAAATGGAaattctaacaacctaacatacATTTTAAGCATACAAAAACGTAAACCTAATCTAAACagacatacataaacataaactaagcagaaaacaagatcaaaacgtaaaaggaaaagtagaaaagagaaagaaataaaaagaaagggttGGACTCTATACCTCAAATATGAAGCTTTacaagcttgattttgactgttcccctcagtcaaatctatcacaagtCATTAAACAAGCGATTAGCAACGTTAAACTAAAAGGATTGGACCCAGAATAGGTcccaaccaaataaaattaacttgagggtattttgtgaaaaactccattttgattcactattttctagtgaatcttaggtttccCGTGGGATTTCTCAGTGTGtcttgaaaatgtaccatgtaaggctttatatagtggaaaaaatggggtttggaacggctcctagacaatgtgggattcattccaaaccttagCTATTATTGTAGAAAACCTGCCTTTTTTATGTTTCTGAAACCCTAGGTGCGTAGATAGGAGTGTGCCTACGTACACATGCTTTGGCACCCTTTACGTAGGCCGCTGCTTACGTACATGGGCCGAGggccactttggtcattttatttccaaaaatatttttttgctcattttaaagattatattttccatttaacaatcctcaagtcaatttgatatCTGATTGGGCTTTAAACTGGTCTTGGGCCTTAGATAAGGGGTACAAAAGCAATACCAAGATTATGATATTTTGTATTGTAAACTTCCATTTTGTCTTAGTGAATTCTTCAATTTAGTGGTAAGATACATATCATCCATAAGGTTTTTCCAGTTAAGGTTTTATATTTATAACTATATTGTATGTATCCAATTTACTTTccattgtattttatttttgtgatacagttgaacctttgcaTAATTggaataattaattaacttgtaaaatatgttgaatGCTCTTTGTACACTATATTTTTGGTGTATCCTTGTCCTTGTTTGTAATTGTtctttattagaaaatttaataattgataaaaatcatgtcaaaccatatttaatgattgataaataaataataaaaaactaagtgGACAGACTTAGTGTACAACTCTAATAGTTAGCTAAAGCTATttcaattaggaaaaaaaaaattgttatgaaCAATTTATCACcacatttatatcaaaacatgCTCAGTAATTAATAAGCTAAAAAGAAGATTGTTTTCTAAATCAAAGTTGAGAGGATGAAAGCAACATATTACTATTGGAATCCATGtcataaaacacaaaataatttaaaaaatcatgtctaaACATATTTAATGATTGATTCTTAAGCCATTATCATATAAATTGGATAAAACTTAAgcaaattaggttaaacaaaagacaaaaaaaatacacaaaacctattcaatttaatggaaaaaaataattagagaAAACAAATACATACTAGCAAGGTTGTagtagaagaagagaagaatagaggaaaaaaaaccgTATGGTAGgtattcattataaattatttgatatatatacacTCCACATTAAAGAAGTTGATATGAACTAAAAGTTTAATGTTAATCTAATTTGTGGTAGTGTgaagatttttatcaatttaaaaattataagagaCAAAGATAAGATcaatgtattatttaaacactaaaagaagtttcttttttcttttatgtgtaCTACCTTGGTGTTTTATTCTTACGTATACAATtttgcttctcttttttatatgtagtaatataatatatatatat
This genomic window contains:
- the LOC126694738 gene encoding rust resistance kinase Lr10-like isoform X2, with translation MVLSFHGSNLFVIVVAEEGALATSIKTRALSDATISRLVGLGERLLDFLWGWILSLYFLFTARTRDSYQVYFPIDYKWYLLLNVVVLSYLTAKMVLGTPWVVALLIYKWCRRHLSTNDAIEEFLQSQNNFMPIRYSYSEIRKMTKDFKDKLGEGGYGSVYKGKLQSGILVGIKMLDKSKANGQDFISEVATIGRIHHMNVVQLIGFCAKGPKRALIYEFMPNGSLDKYIFSLEGRNPLSIEKIYEISLGVARGIEYLHRGCDMQILHFDIKPHNILLDENFTPKVSDFGLAKLYPANDSIVSLTAARGTLGYIAPELFYKNIGGISYKADVYSFGMLLLEMASRRKNFNASVDHSSQIYFPTWVYEQVSKGNDIIMEDATEEEKKIVNKMIIVALWCIQMKPSDRCSMNKVIEMLVGEVECLQMPSKPFLSSLGDVEDNLNPTCSSIQSSESAQ
- the LOC126694738 gene encoding rust resistance kinase Lr10-like isoform X1, with amino-acid sequence MGRQLPFTAGLTALIVFVFVNKTCSTQNNIHQCAPSSCGNIRNISCPFRLKSDPQACGDPTYELSCENNHTVLYLFEGKFYVQEINYNEYTIRVVDSGIQEDNYFSTPSYSFYLYNFISRRSALPYNMQNYDEIVVFMSCEKPVNTPFHLDTSTCNKNGEYSSNSSISHSKRYKYVTIIGDRIRAKDVRDSCKVEMLVMTSWPGHDNPIISCTEVHNKLVYGFELSWIQFICDSRSGRGSTCNLNKDSSLVRCDNFKIGLGERLLDFLWGWILSLYFLFTARTRDSYQVYFPIDYKWYLLLNVVVLSYLTAKMVLGTPWVVALLIYKWCRRHLSTNDAIEEFLQSQNNFMPIRYSYSEIRKMTKDFKDKLGEGGYGSVYKGKLQSGILVGIKMLDKSKANGQDFISEVATIGRIHHMNVVQLIGFCAKGPKRALIYEFMPNGSLDKYIFSLEGRNPLSIEKIYEISLGVARGIEYLHRGCDMQILHFDIKPHNILLDENFTPKVSDFGLAKLYPANDSIVSLTAARGTLGYIAPELFYKNIGGISYKADVYSFGMLLLEMASRRKNFNASVDHSSQIYFPTWVYEQVSKGNDIIMEDATEEEKKIVNKMIIVALWCIQMKPSDRCSMNKVIEMLVGEVECLQMPSKPFLSSLGDVEDNLNPTCSSIQSSESAQ